Proteins co-encoded in one Ziziphus jujuba cultivar Dongzao chromosome 9, ASM3175591v1 genomic window:
- the LOC132799364 gene encoding uncharacterized protein LOC132799364 isoform X1, with translation METLLRFCIRPLLSHGFEVFSCNFSMFLLFFPDLSLSVPGQLFLFPFEAALFLSLERGLPSEHHLFAALQFENPTALSKDLWISLIAAKEGNFLEAERIFLGGPESAGKFFQCTERRGRGGRGRRESVTRVSLNSGGSTRLRRRSNLFLVLCKCFSILTSSTVVLCIAVTVLSAIRSFKDGYDVFDGIFRCYEVLIAAFVVLAETEWELIKFLKIQSTCPRINGYIRLSWQVM, from the exons ATGGAGACTCTGCTTCG ATTTTGCATTCGACCTCTATTATCTCATGGATTCGAGGTATTTTCTTGCAATTTCTctatgtttcttttgtttttccccGATTTATCCCTTTCGGTCCCAGGAcagctctttctctttcccttcgAAGCAGCTCTCTTCCTCTCGCTGGAACGTGGTCTCCCGTCAGAACATCATCTCTTCGCAGCTCTCCAATTTGAAAATCCCA CTGCATTATCAAAGGACTTATGGATTTCATTAATAGCTGCAAAAGAAGGAAATTTTCTCGAAGCTGAGAGGATTTTCTTGGGAGGTCCAGAaagtgcaggaaaattttttCAGTGTACCGAGAGAAGGGGAAGAGGAGGACGAGGACGAAGAGAGAGCGTGACGAGAGTGTCTTTGAATTCGGGTGGCTCCACCAGATTGAGAAGGAGGTCGAACCTTTTCTTGGTGTTGTGTAAGTGCTTCAGCATCTTGACCTCCTCTACAGTCGTTCTCTGTATTGCTGTTACTGTTCTCTCCGCCATTCGATCTTTCAAGGACGGATATGAT GTTTTCGATGGGATATTTCGGTGTTATGAGGTTTTGATTGCAGCTTTTGTGGTTCTAGCTGAGACAGAGTGGGAACTCATCAAATTCTTGAAG ATCCAGAGTACTTGTCCAAGAATCAATGGATATATAAGGTTGAGTTGGCAAGTTATGTAA
- the LOC132799364 gene encoding uncharacterized protein LOC132799364 isoform X2, translated as METLLRFCIRPLLSHGFEVFSCNFSMFLLFFPDLSLSVPGQLFLFPFEAALFLSLERGLPSEHHLFAALQFENPTALSKDLWISLIAAKEGNFLEAERIFLGGPESAGKFFQCTERRGRGGRGRRESVTRVSLNSGGSTRLRRRSNLFLVLCKCFSILTSSTVVLCIAVTVLSAIRSFKDGYDVFDGIFRCYEVLIAAFVVLAETEWELIKFLKSTCPRINGYIRLSWQVM; from the exons ATGGAGACTCTGCTTCG ATTTTGCATTCGACCTCTATTATCTCATGGATTCGAGGTATTTTCTTGCAATTTCTctatgtttcttttgtttttccccGATTTATCCCTTTCGGTCCCAGGAcagctctttctctttcccttcgAAGCAGCTCTCTTCCTCTCGCTGGAACGTGGTCTCCCGTCAGAACATCATCTCTTCGCAGCTCTCCAATTTGAAAATCCCA CTGCATTATCAAAGGACTTATGGATTTCATTAATAGCTGCAAAAGAAGGAAATTTTCTCGAAGCTGAGAGGATTTTCTTGGGAGGTCCAGAaagtgcaggaaaattttttCAGTGTACCGAGAGAAGGGGAAGAGGAGGACGAGGACGAAGAGAGAGCGTGACGAGAGTGTCTTTGAATTCGGGTGGCTCCACCAGATTGAGAAGGAGGTCGAACCTTTTCTTGGTGTTGTGTAAGTGCTTCAGCATCTTGACCTCCTCTACAGTCGTTCTCTGTATTGCTGTTACTGTTCTCTCCGCCATTCGATCTTTCAAGGACGGATATGAT GTTTTCGATGGGATATTTCGGTGTTATGAGGTTTTGATTGCAGCTTTTGTGGTTCTAGCTGAGACAGAGTGGGAACTCATCAAATTCTTGAAG AGTACTTGTCCAAGAATCAATGGATATATAAGGTTGAGTTGGCAAGTTATGTAA
- the LOC132799364 gene encoding uncharacterized protein LOC132799364 isoform X5, giving the protein METLLRFCIRPLLSHGFEVFSCNFSMFLLFFPDLSLSVPGQLFLFPFEAALFLSLERGLPSEHHLFAALQFENPTAKEGNFLEAERIFLGGPESAGKFFQCTERRGRGGRGRRESVTRVSLNSGGSTRLRRRSNLFLVLCKCFSILTSSTVVLCIAVTVLSAIRSFKDGYDVFDGIFRCYEVLIAAFVVLAETEWELIKFLKIQSTCPRINGYIRLSWQVM; this is encoded by the exons ATGGAGACTCTGCTTCG ATTTTGCATTCGACCTCTATTATCTCATGGATTCGAGGTATTTTCTTGCAATTTCTctatgtttcttttgtttttccccGATTTATCCCTTTCGGTCCCAGGAcagctctttctctttcccttcgAAGCAGCTCTCTTCCTCTCGCTGGAACGTGGTCTCCCGTCAGAACATCATCTCTTCGCAGCTCTCCAATTTGAAAATCCCA CTGCAAAAGAAGGAAATTTTCTCGAAGCTGAGAGGATTTTCTTGGGAGGTCCAGAaagtgcaggaaaattttttCAGTGTACCGAGAGAAGGGGAAGAGGAGGACGAGGACGAAGAGAGAGCGTGACGAGAGTGTCTTTGAATTCGGGTGGCTCCACCAGATTGAGAAGGAGGTCGAACCTTTTCTTGGTGTTGTGTAAGTGCTTCAGCATCTTGACCTCCTCTACAGTCGTTCTCTGTATTGCTGTTACTGTTCTCTCCGCCATTCGATCTTTCAAGGACGGATATGAT GTTTTCGATGGGATATTTCGGTGTTATGAGGTTTTGATTGCAGCTTTTGTGGTTCTAGCTGAGACAGAGTGGGAACTCATCAAATTCTTGAAG ATCCAGAGTACTTGTCCAAGAATCAATGGATATATAAGGTTGAGTTGGCAAGTTATGTAA
- the LOC132799364 gene encoding uncharacterized protein LOC132799364 isoform X4, whose translation METLLRFCIRPLLSHGFEVFSCNFSMFLLFFPDLSLSVPGQLFLFPFEAALFLSLERGLPSEHHLFAALQFENPTALSKDLWISLIAAKEGNFLEAERIFLGGPESAGKFFQCTERRGRGGRGRRESVTRVSLNSGGSTRLRRRSNLFLVLCKCFSILTSSTVVLCIAVTVLSAIRSFKDGYDVFDGIFRCYEVLIAAFVVLAETEWELIKFLKECFPLVR comes from the exons ATGGAGACTCTGCTTCG ATTTTGCATTCGACCTCTATTATCTCATGGATTCGAGGTATTTTCTTGCAATTTCTctatgtttcttttgtttttccccGATTTATCCCTTTCGGTCCCAGGAcagctctttctctttcccttcgAAGCAGCTCTCTTCCTCTCGCTGGAACGTGGTCTCCCGTCAGAACATCATCTCTTCGCAGCTCTCCAATTTGAAAATCCCA CTGCATTATCAAAGGACTTATGGATTTCATTAATAGCTGCAAAAGAAGGAAATTTTCTCGAAGCTGAGAGGATTTTCTTGGGAGGTCCAGAaagtgcaggaaaattttttCAGTGTACCGAGAGAAGGGGAAGAGGAGGACGAGGACGAAGAGAGAGCGTGACGAGAGTGTCTTTGAATTCGGGTGGCTCCACCAGATTGAGAAGGAGGTCGAACCTTTTCTTGGTGTTGTGTAAGTGCTTCAGCATCTTGACCTCCTCTACAGTCGTTCTCTGTATTGCTGTTACTGTTCTCTCCGCCATTCGATCTTTCAAGGACGGATATGAT GTTTTCGATGGGATATTTCGGTGTTATGAGGTTTTGATTGCAGCTTTTGTGGTTCTAGCTGAGACAGAGTGGGAACTCATCAAATTCTTGAAG GAGTGCTTTCCACTGGTTCGCTGA
- the LOC132799364 gene encoding uncharacterized protein LOC132799364 isoform X3: protein METLLRFCIRPLLSHGFEVFSCNFSMFLLFFPDLSLSVPGQLFLFPFEAALFLSLERGLPSEHHLFAALQFENPTALSKDLWISLIAAKEGNFLEAERIFLGGPESAGKFFQCTERRGRGGRGRRESVTRVSLNSGGSTRLRRRSNLFLVLCKCFSILTSSTVVLCIAVTVLSAIRSFKDGYDVFDGIFRCYEVLIAAFVVLAETEWELIKFLKIMQECFPLVR, encoded by the exons ATGGAGACTCTGCTTCG ATTTTGCATTCGACCTCTATTATCTCATGGATTCGAGGTATTTTCTTGCAATTTCTctatgtttcttttgtttttccccGATTTATCCCTTTCGGTCCCAGGAcagctctttctctttcccttcgAAGCAGCTCTCTTCCTCTCGCTGGAACGTGGTCTCCCGTCAGAACATCATCTCTTCGCAGCTCTCCAATTTGAAAATCCCA CTGCATTATCAAAGGACTTATGGATTTCATTAATAGCTGCAAAAGAAGGAAATTTTCTCGAAGCTGAGAGGATTTTCTTGGGAGGTCCAGAaagtgcaggaaaattttttCAGTGTACCGAGAGAAGGGGAAGAGGAGGACGAGGACGAAGAGAGAGCGTGACGAGAGTGTCTTTGAATTCGGGTGGCTCCACCAGATTGAGAAGGAGGTCGAACCTTTTCTTGGTGTTGTGTAAGTGCTTCAGCATCTTGACCTCCTCTACAGTCGTTCTCTGTATTGCTGTTACTGTTCTCTCCGCCATTCGATCTTTCAAGGACGGATATGAT GTTTTCGATGGGATATTTCGGTGTTATGAGGTTTTGATTGCAGCTTTTGTGGTTCTAGCTGAGACAGAGTGGGAACTCATCAAATTCTTGAAG ATCATGCAGGAGTGCTTTCCACTGGTTCGCTGA
- the LOC132799364 gene encoding uncharacterized protein LOC132799364 isoform X6 gives METLLRFCIRPLLSHGFEVFSCNFSMFLLFFPDLSLSVPGQLFLFPFEAALFLSLERGLPSEHHLFAALQFENPTALSKDLWISLIAAKEGNFLEAERIFLGGPESAGKFFQCTERRGRGGRGRRESVTRVSLNSGGSTRLRRRSNLFLVLCKCFSILTSSTVVLCIAVTVLSAIRSFKDGYDYRFSMGYFGVMRF, from the exons ATGGAGACTCTGCTTCG ATTTTGCATTCGACCTCTATTATCTCATGGATTCGAGGTATTTTCTTGCAATTTCTctatgtttcttttgtttttccccGATTTATCCCTTTCGGTCCCAGGAcagctctttctctttcccttcgAAGCAGCTCTCTTCCTCTCGCTGGAACGTGGTCTCCCGTCAGAACATCATCTCTTCGCAGCTCTCCAATTTGAAAATCCCA CTGCATTATCAAAGGACTTATGGATTTCATTAATAGCTGCAAAAGAAGGAAATTTTCTCGAAGCTGAGAGGATTTTCTTGGGAGGTCCAGAaagtgcaggaaaattttttCAGTGTACCGAGAGAAGGGGAAGAGGAGGACGAGGACGAAGAGAGAGCGTGACGAGAGTGTCTTTGAATTCGGGTGGCTCCACCAGATTGAGAAGGAGGTCGAACCTTTTCTTGGTGTTGTGTAAGTGCTTCAGCATCTTGACCTCCTCTACAGTCGTTCTCTGTATTGCTGTTACTGTTCTCTCCGCCATTCGATCTTTCAAGGACGGATATGAT TATAGGTTTTCGATGGGATATTTCGGTGTTATGAGGTTTTGA